In a genomic window of Heptranchias perlo isolate sHepPer1 unplaced genomic scaffold, sHepPer1.hap1 HAP1_SCAFFOLD_365, whole genome shotgun sequence:
- the LOC137311610 gene encoding ribosome-binding protein 1-like codes for MAGRTHSPFSISPALHLLRIELAQSNAARAELAQSNAARTELAQSNAARAELAQRNAARAELAQSNAARAELAQRNAARAELAQRNAARAELAQRNAARAELAQSNAARAELAQRNAARAELAQSNAARAELAQRNAARAELAQSKAARAELAQRNAARAELAQRNAARAELAQRNAARAELAQSNAARAELAQRNAARAELAQSKAARAELAQRNAARAELAQRNAARAELAQSNAARAELAQSNAARAELAQRNAARAELAQRNAARAELAQRNAARAELAQRNAARAELAQRNAARAELAQSNAARAELAQSNAARAELAQRNAARAELAQRNAARAELAQRNAARAELAQRNAARAELAQRNAARAELAQRNAARAELAQSNAARAELAQRNAARAELAQSNAARAELAQSNAARAELAQRNAARAELAQRNAARAELAQRNAARAELAQRNAARAELAQRNAARAELAQSNAARAELAQRNAARAELAQRNAARAELAQRNAARAELAQSNAARAELAQRNAARAELAQSNAARAELAQRNAARAELAQSKAARAELAQRNAARAELAQRNAARAELAQSNAARAELAQSNAARAELAQRNAARAELAQRNAARAELAQRNAARAELAQRNAARAELAQRNAARAELAQSNAARAELAQSNAARAELAQRNAARAELAQRNAARAEPAQRNAARAEPAQRNAARAEPAQRNAARAEPAQRNAARAEPAQRNAARAEPAQRNAARAEPAQRNAARAEPAQRNAARAEPAQRNAARAEPAQRNAAPAELAQSNAARAELAQRNAARAELAQSKAARAELAQRNAARAELAQRNAARAELAQSNAARAELAQSNAARAELAQRNAARAELAQRNAARAELAQRNAARAELAQRNAARAELAQRNAARAELAQSNAARAELAQSNAARAELAQRNAARAELAQRNAARAELAQRNAARAEPAQRNAARAEPAQRNAARAEPAQRNAARAEPAQSNAARAEPAQRNAARAEPAQRNAARAELAQSNAARAELAQSNAARAELAQRNAARAELAQRNAARAELAQRNAARAELAQRNAARAELAQRNAARAELAQRNAARAELAQRNAARAELAQRNAARAELAQRNAARAELAQRNAARAELAQRNAARAELAQSNAARAELAQRNAARAELAQSNAARAELAQRNAARTELAQRNAALTSRKASKLT; via the exons atggcgggcag GACCCATTCTCCATTTTCGATCAGCCCAGCGCTTCACTTGCTGCGTATTGAACTCGCCCAGAGTAACGCGGCACGTGCGGAACTCGCCCAGAGTAACGCGGCACGCACCGAACTCGCCCAGAGTAACGCGGCGCGCGCCGAACTCGCCCAGCGTAACGCGGCGCGCGCGGAACTCGCCCAGAGTAACGCGGCGCGCGCGGAACTCGCCCAGCGTAACGCGGCGCGCGCGGAACTCGCCCAGCGTAACGCGGCGCGCGCCGAACTCGCCCAGCGTAACGCGGCGCGCGCGGAACTCGCCCAGAGTAACGCGGCGCGCGCGGAACTCGCCCAGCGTAACGCGGCGCGCGCGGAACTCGCCCAGAGTAACGCGGCGCGCGCGGAACTCGCCCAGCGTAACGCGGCGCGCGCGGAACTCGCCCAGAGTAAGGCGGCGCGCGCCGAACTCGCCCAGCGTAACGCGGCGCGCGCGGAACTCGCCCAGCGTAACGCGGCGCGCGCCGAACTCGCCCAGCGTAACGCGGCGCGCGCGGAACTCGCCCAGAGTAACGCGGCGCGCGCGGAACTCGCCCAGCGTAACGCGGCGCGCGCGGAACTCGCCCAGAGTAAGGCGGCGCGCGCCGAACTCGCCCAGCGTAACGCGGCGCGTGCGGAACTCGCCCAGCGTAACGCGGCGCGCGCGGAACTCGCCCAGAGTAACGCGGCGCGCGCCGAACTCGCCCAGAGTAACGCGGCGCGCGCGGAACTCGCCCAGCGTAACGCGGCGCGCGCGGAACTCGCCCAGCGTAACGCGGCGCGCGCGGAACTCGCCCAGCGTAACGCGGCGCGCGCGGAACTCGCCCAGCGTAACGCGGCGCGCGCGGAACTCGCCCAGCGTAACGCGGCGCGCGCGGAACTCGCCCAGAGTAACGCGGCGCGCGCCGAACTCGCCCAGAGTAACGCGGCGCGCGCGGAACTCGCCCAGCGTAACGCGGCGCGCGCCGAACTCGCCCAGCGTAACGCGGCGCGCGCGGAACTCGCCCAGCGTAACGCGGCGCGCGCCGAACTCGCCCAGCGTAACGCGGCGCGCGCGGAACTCGCCCAGCGTAACGCGGCGCGCGCGGAACTCGCCCAGCGTAACGCGGCGCGCGCGGAACTCGCCCAGAGTAACGCGGCGCGCGCGGAACTCGCCCAGCGTAACGCGGCGCGCGCGGAACTCGCCCAGAGTAACGCGGCGCGCGCCGAACTCGCCCAGAGTAACGCGGCGCGCGCCGAACTCGCCCAGCGTAACGCGGCGCGCGCGGAACTCGCCCAGCGTAACGCGGCGCGCGCGGAACTCGCCCAGCGTAACGCGGCGCGCGCGGAACTCGCCCAGCGTAACGCGGCGCGCGCGGAACTCGCCCAGCGTAACGCGGCGCGCGCGGAACTCGCCCAGAGTAACGCGGCGCGCGCGGAACTCGCCCAGCGTAACGCGGCGCGCGCGGAACTCGCCCAGCGTAACGCGGCGCGCGCCGAACTCGCCCAGCGTAACGCGGCGCGCGCGGAACTCGCCCAGAGTAACGCGGCGCGCGCGGAACTCGCCCAGCGTAACGCGGCGCGCGCGGAACTCGCCCAGAGTAACGCGGCGCGCGCGGAACTCGCCCAGCGTAACGCGGCGCGCGCGGAACTCGCCCAGAGTAAGGCGGCGCGCGCCGAACTCGCCCAGCGTAACGCGGCGCGTGCGGAACTCGCCCAGCGTAACGCGGCGCGCGCGGAACTCGCCCAGAGTAACGCGGCGCGCGCCGAACTCGCCCAGAGTAACGCGGCGCGCGCGGAACTCGCCCAGCGTAACGCGGCGCGCGCGGAACTCGCCCAGCGTAACGCGGCGCGCGCGGAACTCGCCCAGCGTAACGCGGCGCGCGCGGAACTCGCCCAGCGTAACGCGGCGCGCGCGGAACTCGCCCAGCGTAACGCGGCGCGCGCGGAACTCGCCCAGAGTAACGCGGCGCGCGCCGAACTCGCCCAGAGTAACGCGGCGCGCGCGGAACTCGCCCAGCGTAACGCGGCGCGCGCCGAACTCGCCCAGCGTAACGCGGCGCGCGCGGAACCCGCCCAGCGTAACGCGGCGCGCGCGGAACCCGCCCAGCGTAACGCGGCGCGCGCGGAACCCGCCCAGCGTAACGCGGCGCGCGCGGAACCCGCCCAGCGTAACGCGGCGCGCGCCGAACCCGCCCAGCGTAACGCGGCGCGCGCCGAACCCGCCCAGCGTAACGCGGCGCGCGCCGAACCCGCCCAGCGTAACGCGGCGCGCGCCGAACCCGCCCAGCGTAACGCGGCGCGCGCCGAACCCGCCCAGCGTAACGCGGCGCGCGCCGAACCCGCCCAGCGTAACGCGGCGCCCGCGGAACTCGCCCAGAGTAACGCGGCGCGCGCGGAACTCGCCCAGCGTAACGCGGCGCGCGCGGAACTCGCCCAGAGTAAGGCGGCGCGCGCCGAACTCGCCCAGCGTAACGCGGCGCGCGCGGAACTCGCCCAGCGTAACGCGGCGCGCGCGGAACTCGCCCAGAGTAACGCGGCGCGCGCCGAACTCGCCCAGAGTAACGCGGCGCGCGCGGAACTCGCCCAGCGTAACGCGGCGCGCGCGGAACTCGCCCAGCGTAACGCGGCGCGCGCGGAACTCGCCCAGCGTAACGCGGCGCGCGCGGAACTCGCCCAGCGTAACGCGGCGCGCGCGGAACTCGCCCAGCGTAACGCGGCGCGCGCGGAACTCGCCCAGAGTAACGCGGCGCGCGCCGAACTCGCCCAGAGTAACGCGGCGCGCGCGGAACTCGCCCAGCGTAACGCGGCGCGCGCCGAACTCGCCCAGCGTAACGCGGCGCGCGCCGAACTCGCCCAGCGTAACGCGGCGCGCGCGGAACCCGCCCAGCGTAACGCGGCGCGCGCGGAACCCGCCCAGCGTAACGCGGCGCGCGCGGAACCCGCCCAGCGTAACGCGGCGCGCGCGGAACCCGCCCAGAGTAACGCGGCGCGCGCGGAACCCGCCCAGCGTAACGCGGCGCGCGCGGAACCCGCCCAGCGTAACGCGGCGCGCGCCGAACTCGCCCAGAGTAACGCGGCGCGCGCCGAACTCGCCCAGAGTAACGCGGCGCGCGCCGAACTCGCCCAGCGTAACGCGGCGCGCGCGGAACTCGCCCAGCGTAACGCGGCGCGCGCGGAACTCGCCCAGCGTAACGCGGCGCGCGCGGAACTCGCCCAGCGTAACGCGGCGCGCGCCGAACTCGCCCAGCGTAACGCGGCGCGCGCGGAACTCGCCCAGCGTAACGCGGCGCGCGCGGAACTCGCCCAGCGTAACGCGGCGCGCGCGGAACTCGCCCAGCGTAACGCGGCGCGCGCCGAACTCGCCCAGCGTAACGCGGCGCGCGCGGAACTCGCCCAGCGTAACGCGGCGCGCGCGGAACTCGCCCAGCGTAACGCGGCGCGCGCGGAACTCGCCCAGAGTAACGCGGCGCGCGCGGAACTCGCCCAGCGTAACGCGGCGCGCGCGGAACTCGCCCAGAGTAACGCGGCACGCGCGGAACTCGCCCAGCGTAACGCGGCACGCACCGAACTCGCCCAGCGTAACGCGGCGCTAACCAGCAGGAAGGCCTCCAAACTCACCTGA